From Gemmatimonadota bacterium, a single genomic window includes:
- a CDS encoding M20/M25/M40 family metallo-hydrolase, whose translation MLARFRPLVAAALALLAAGVPANSGPVDWPMVAKIRAEGLQRSRVMDLEGYMADVLGARLTLSKDMQRAQLWVRGEMERIGLVNVAAEPFMNFGAAWDNEYVSIHMLEPDYQPMVGYPLAHTPGTDGKQVVQAMIVDLQSRQDLERYRGKLAGMAILATPPAVIDLVAMTNGVRRRTEAELDSLERVVIVPRPAPAPRAVRNPDVLTAVEKMAFYKAEGVAVVFQCESGWLGAVRGFSRPGSATDRWSREGDLAAPVMVAVTPEHYNRMYRILQRSIPVRVEVEVRNRIGEQSEQAMNIVGEIPGSDLKDEVVMIGAHFDTWHASPNASDNTSGVAVALEAARILKAIGAKPRRTIRVALWGGEEQGLWGSRAYVLKHFGNPRDPKVGTTPDFEKLQAYFNQDYGSGQYRGIMLQGNEGARELLTAWMSPFKDLGMTAVSNQSLGSTDHVAFDEIGLPGFQFLQDRTPGQGGHTNLDFFDTIQADDLMKNAVIMASYAWHAANSAERIPRKGAR comes from the coding sequence ATGCTCGCCCGCTTCCGCCCGTTGGTGGCCGCCGCGCTCGCCCTGCTCGCTGCTGGGGTTCCGGCGAATTCAGGGCCGGTGGATTGGCCGATGGTCGCGAAGATCCGCGCCGAGGGGTTGCAGCGCTCCCGGGTGATGGACCTCGAGGGGTACATGGCCGACGTCCTTGGCGCCCGGCTGACCCTCTCGAAGGACATGCAGCGCGCGCAGCTCTGGGTGCGCGGGGAGATGGAGCGGATCGGGCTGGTCAATGTGGCCGCGGAGCCGTTCATGAACTTCGGCGCGGCCTGGGACAACGAGTACGTCTCGATCCACATGCTCGAGCCCGACTATCAGCCGATGGTCGGCTACCCGCTCGCGCACACGCCCGGCACCGACGGCAAGCAGGTCGTGCAGGCGATGATCGTCGATCTCCAGTCGAGGCAGGACCTCGAGCGCTACCGTGGCAAGCTGGCCGGGATGGCCATTCTCGCCACGCCGCCCGCGGTGATCGACCTCGTGGCGATGACCAATGGCGTGCGGCGTCGGACGGAGGCGGAGCTGGATTCGCTGGAGCGCGTGGTCATCGTGCCGCGACCGGCCCCGGCGCCGCGTGCCGTCCGGAATCCCGACGTGCTGACCGCCGTCGAGAAGATGGCCTTCTACAAGGCCGAGGGCGTGGCGGTGGTCTTCCAGTGCGAGAGCGGCTGGCTTGGGGCCGTGCGCGGCTTCTCGCGCCCCGGGTCCGCGACCGACCGGTGGTCGCGCGAGGGGGACTTGGCGGCCCCGGTGATGGTGGCGGTCACCCCCGAGCACTACAACCGGATGTATCGGATTCTCCAGCGGAGCATTCCGGTGAGGGTCGAGGTCGAGGTTCGCAACCGGATCGGCGAGCAATCCGAGCAGGCGATGAACATCGTCGGCGAGATCCCCGGGAGCGACCTCAAGGACGAGGTGGTGATGATCGGCGCCCACTTCGACACCTGGCACGCCTCGCCGAATGCGAGTGACAACACCTCCGGCGTCGCGGTGGCGCTCGAGGCGGCGCGCATCCTCAAGGCGATCGGCGCCAAGCCGCGCCGGACCATTCGCGTGGCGTTGTGGGGCGGCGAGGAGCAGGGGTTGTGGGGGTCGCGCGCCTATGTGCTCAAGCACTTCGGCAATCCGCGTGATCCGAAGGTCGGCACCACGCCGGACTTCGAGAAGTTGCAGGCCTATTTCAACCAGGACTACGGTTCGGGGCAGTACCGCGGCATCATGCTGCAGGGGAACGAGGGCGCGCGCGAGCTGCTCACCGCGTGGATGTCGCCGTTCAAGGACCTTGGCATGACCGCCGTGTCGAACCAGAGCCTTGGCAGCACCGACCACGTCGCCTTCGACGAGATCGGCCTCCCCGGCTTCCAGTTCCTTCAGGACCGGACCCCGGGGCAGGGTGGCCACACCAACCTCGACTTCTTCGACACAATTCAGGCGGACGACCTGATGAAGAACGCCGTGATCATGGCATCGTATGCCTGGCACGCCGCCAACAGCGCCGAGCGGATTCCCCGCAAGGGCGCGCGCTAA
- a CDS encoding aminotransferase class V-fold PLP-dependent enzyme, producing MSSRRHFVRTLMGTGAALPMFRHDAMRQVVRATDRLTSGDPLAAAEDEAYWTEIQRAFDADRTMVNLNNGGVCPTPSHVLEAMIRDLRFSNELPVHHMWAVLEPRIESVRRDLAHDFGCDTEEMAITRNASEALETLILGRDLQPGDEVLVTNQNYGRMLTTWEQRVRRQGIVLKQVSFDVKNPTPDYLVDVFRKAITPRTKIIEVTHITNLTGQIFPVKQVIDMAHEKGIEVFVDGAHAYAHFPFTRDALNVDYYGTSLHKWLLAPIGTGFLYVRKAKIGGIWPMMAAPATMNDNIRKYEEIGTHPAANHNAISAALAFHRGIGSERKIARLRYLRDRWAKRLLAESPRVRIPTPLEGTTAGAIALLSVEGIDASKLSAWLLDKHRVVTVAINHPEFSGIRVTPNVYTTPDEIDVFADLIGKAIKQGIA from the coding sequence ATGTCCTCGCGCCGCCACTTCGTCCGGACCCTGATGGGCACCGGTGCCGCGCTGCCGATGTTTCGCCACGATGCGATGCGCCAGGTCGTGCGGGCCACCGACCGGCTCACCTCTGGCGATCCGCTCGCCGCCGCCGAGGACGAGGCGTACTGGACCGAGATCCAGCGCGCCTTCGACGCCGACCGGACCATGGTGAACCTGAACAACGGCGGCGTTTGCCCCACGCCGAGCCACGTGCTCGAGGCGATGATCCGCGACCTTCGCTTCAGCAACGAACTGCCGGTCCACCACATGTGGGCGGTGCTCGAGCCGCGCATCGAGAGCGTGCGGCGCGACCTGGCGCACGACTTCGGCTGCGACACGGAGGAGATGGCGATCACCCGTAACGCCTCGGAGGCGCTCGAGACGCTGATCCTCGGCCGCGACCTGCAGCCGGGCGACGAGGTGCTGGTCACCAACCAGAACTACGGCCGGATGCTCACCACCTGGGAGCAGCGGGTCCGCCGGCAGGGGATCGTGCTGAAGCAGGTGTCGTTCGACGTGAAGAACCCGACGCCGGACTATCTCGTCGACGTCTTCCGGAAGGCGATCACGCCGCGGACCAAGATCATCGAGGTGACGCACATCACCAACCTCACCGGCCAGATCTTCCCGGTGAAGCAGGTGATCGACATGGCGCACGAGAAGGGGATCGAGGTCTTTGTGGACGGCGCGCATGCCTACGCGCACTTCCCGTTCACGCGCGATGCGCTCAACGTGGACTACTACGGCACGTCGCTTCACAAGTGGCTTCTCGCCCCGATCGGCACCGGCTTCCTCTACGTGCGCAAGGCGAAGATCGGCGGCATCTGGCCGATGATGGCCGCCCCCGCCACGATGAACGACAACATCCGGAAGTACGAGGAGATCGGCACGCACCCCGCCGCCAATCACAACGCCATCTCCGCGGCGCTGGCCTTCCACCGCGGCATCGGCAGCGAGCGGAAGATTGCGCGCCTGCGCTACCTGCGAGACCGCTGGGCAAAGCGGCTACTGGCCGAGAGCCCACGCGTGCGCATCCCCACGCCGCTCGAGGGAACCACGGCGGGTGCGATTGCCCTGCTCTCGGTCGAGGGGATCGACGCCAGCAAGCTGTCGGCCTGGTTGCTCGACAAGCATCGCGTGGTGACGGTCGCGATCAATCACCCCGAGTTCTCGGGGATTCGCGTGACGCCGAATGTCTACACCACGCCCGACGAGATCGACGTCTTCGCCGACCTGATCGGCAAGGCGATCAAGCAGGGCATCGCCTAG
- a CDS encoding DUF1211 domain-containing protein, protein MDTKRLEAFSDGVIAIIITIMVLELRPPHEATLAALTPLLPVILSYVLSFIYLGIYWNNHHHMLQATKHVNGTILWANLHLLFWLSLVPFGTAWLGEAHLAPATTALYGGILLMAAIAYTILQQAIVRLHGRDSVLAKAIGDDGKGKVSVGCYVAAIALSFVSVWAAIALYVVVALIWLVPDRRIERVIGTTD, encoded by the coding sequence GTGGATACCAAGCGCCTGGAGGCCTTCAGCGACGGCGTGATCGCCATCATCATCACCATCATGGTCCTCGAGCTGCGGCCGCCCCACGAGGCGACCCTCGCCGCGCTCACGCCGCTCCTGCCCGTGATCCTCTCCTACGTCCTCTCGTTCATCTACCTCGGCATCTACTGGAACAACCACCATCACATGCTGCAGGCCACGAAGCACGTGAATGGCACCATCCTCTGGGCCAACCTCCACCTGCTCTTCTGGTTGTCGTTGGTCCCCTTCGGCACGGCGTGGCTGGGCGAGGCACACCTGGCCCCCGCCACGACGGCGCTCTACGGCGGCATCCTGCTGATGGCGGCGATTGCCTACACGATCCTGCAGCAGGCGATCGTGCGGCTGCACGGCCGTGACTCGGTGCTGGCGAAGGCGATCGGCGATGATGGGAAGGGGAAGGTGTCGGTGGGCTGCTACGTCGCAGCGATCGCGCTCTCCTTCGTGAGCGTCTGGGCGGCCATCGCCCTGTATGTGGTGGTCGCGCTGATCTGGCTCGTGCCGGACCGGCGCATCGAGCGGGTGATCGGCACGACCGACTGA
- a CDS encoding glycoside hydrolase produces the protein MHWRSIGPVRAGRGRSMVGVPTQPNVFYAGFDNGGVWRTTDFGSTWKPLFDKESTGSIGAIAVAPSNPSILYVGTGAGIIRPDLAVGDGMYRSNDAGKSWTHLGLRESQMIAWVEVDPKNPERLFVAALGHPYGPNAERGIFRSTDGGASFQKVLYKDEYTSGNDVRIDPTDPNIVYAALWQQQQQFIEGRDFSGPGGGIFKSTDGGTTWRQLTEGLPTVGQANLAMAPSNHLVLYATVAPAAGPAPTAPAGPGGGRGGGAGSITLFKSVDGGEHWFPAQRDPNAPAGAAVPAADPRPLGRIGGGDLPTITVDPTNENVVYSASTVFWRTEDGGRTWAAVRGAPGGDDYQRSWINPLNPNIIGVVADQGAVISGNRGQSWSNWYTQSTAAMYHVTADNAYPYRLCGGQQDSGSACVASWSSDGIITFHDWHPVNIQEYGIAAPDPRNPDIVFGSSRSNVSRYDRKTGQTTNVGPDMTGFNRNVRTMPLLFSPVNPDALFYASNAVWKTLDRGHSWTRISPDLSRQSWEVPATAGKYASTVTPAPLGTITALAASPRSVAILWAGTDDGLIQVTMNGGTTWTNVTPPAIKPWTRIFNIEAGHFDNLTAYAAANTLRIDDLNPHFWRTHDGGKTWQEINTGIAPGAVVNSIREDPRVKGLLYGATDTQVWVSFDDGDHWQSLRLDMPAISVRDIKVKDDSTCHCADLVAGTHGRGFWILDNLTPLREAAALRQAAATQSAHLVKPMTAVRLRNFINDPTPWPPEVPAGESGPVGAVLDYFLPKAASGPVTLEILDATGAVVRTYASTDPVLNPDPVRDPAAYVALCQRTPNAQHCAFPLYWPAASTALSAQAGMHRWLWDMHYDPIVPGGGGGSTGAVPGRMMTVVGAPWAPPGRYVARLTVDGAQFTEPFTLRLDPRVTTPAPALTQLFTMTRTLRSKAVAARAAWTEARALSASLAQAGTPAAAALKGKVDSLAPAPVGGGAAGGRGGGGRGGAGAGATPPATLDGVSNALHAAALAMQGADVAPTANQLAAAAKAEQAYVAIMARWTALKAAAPKR, from the coding sequence ATGCACTGGCGCTCCATCGGCCCGGTGCGTGCCGGGCGGGGTCGTTCGATGGTCGGCGTGCCGACGCAGCCGAACGTCTTCTACGCCGGCTTCGACAACGGCGGGGTCTGGCGGACCACCGACTTCGGCTCGACCTGGAAGCCGCTGTTCGACAAGGAGTCGACCGGGTCGATCGGTGCCATTGCGGTGGCGCCGTCGAATCCGAGCATTCTCTACGTCGGCACCGGCGCCGGGATCATCCGCCCCGACCTCGCCGTGGGTGACGGGATGTATCGCTCCAACGACGCCGGCAAGAGCTGGACGCATCTCGGCCTGCGCGAGAGCCAGATGATCGCCTGGGTCGAGGTCGATCCAAAGAATCCCGAGCGGCTCTTCGTCGCCGCCCTCGGCCACCCGTACGGCCCGAACGCGGAGCGCGGCATCTTCCGCTCGACGGACGGCGGCGCCTCGTTCCAGAAGGTGCTCTACAAGGACGAATACACCAGCGGCAACGACGTGCGGATCGATCCGACCGACCCGAACATCGTGTACGCGGCGCTCTGGCAGCAGCAACAGCAGTTCATCGAAGGGCGCGACTTCAGCGGCCCAGGCGGCGGGATCTTCAAGTCGACCGATGGCGGCACGACGTGGCGCCAGTTGACGGAAGGGCTTCCCACGGTGGGGCAGGCCAACCTGGCGATGGCGCCGAGCAACCACCTGGTCCTCTACGCCACAGTGGCGCCAGCGGCCGGGCCAGCGCCGACGGCGCCGGCGGGCCCCGGCGGTGGCCGGGGTGGCGGCGCGGGCTCGATCACGCTGTTCAAGTCGGTCGACGGCGGGGAACATTGGTTCCCGGCCCAGCGCGACCCGAACGCCCCGGCCGGTGCCGCGGTCCCCGCCGCCGACCCCCGGCCCCTCGGGCGCATCGGCGGTGGCGACCTCCCGACCATCACCGTCGATCCGACCAACGAGAACGTCGTCTACAGCGCGTCGACCGTCTTCTGGCGCACCGAGGACGGCGGCCGGACATGGGCCGCTGTGCGCGGCGCGCCCGGCGGCGATGACTATCAGCGCAGCTGGATCAACCCGCTCAATCCGAACATCATCGGCGTCGTCGCCGATCAGGGCGCCGTGATCTCCGGCAACCGCGGACAGAGCTGGTCCAACTGGTACACCCAGTCGACGGCGGCGATGTATCACGTCACCGCCGACAACGCCTATCCCTACCGGCTCTGCGGCGGCCAGCAGGACTCTGGGTCGGCGTGCGTCGCCAGCTGGTCGAGCGACGGCATCATCACCTTCCACGACTGGCACCCGGTCAACATCCAGGAATACGGCATCGCCGCGCCCGATCCGCGGAACCCGGACATCGTCTTCGGCAGCTCGCGCAGCAACGTGTCGCGGTACGATCGCAAGACCGGGCAGACCACCAACGTCGGCCCCGACATGACCGGCTTCAACCGCAACGTGCGGACGATGCCGCTGCTGTTCTCGCCGGTGAATCCCGACGCGCTCTTCTACGCATCCAACGCGGTGTGGAAGACGCTCGACCGTGGCCACAGCTGGACGCGGATCTCGCCCGACCTCTCTCGCCAGAGTTGGGAAGTCCCTGCCACCGCCGGCAAGTATGCCAGCACCGTGACGCCAGCACCGCTCGGCACCATCACCGCGCTCGCTGCCTCGCCGCGCTCCGTGGCGATCCTCTGGGCCGGCACCGATGACGGCCTGATCCAGGTGACCATGAATGGCGGGACGACGTGGACGAATGTCACTCCGCCAGCCATCAAGCCGTGGACCCGGATCTTCAACATCGAAGCGGGCCACTTCGACAACCTCACTGCCTATGCGGCGGCCAACACCCTGCGGATCGACGACCTGAATCCGCACTTCTGGCGCACGCATGATGGTGGCAAGACGTGGCAGGAGATCAACACGGGGATCGCCCCGGGCGCGGTGGTCAACTCGATCCGCGAGGATCCCCGGGTGAAGGGGCTGCTCTACGGTGCCACCGACACGCAGGTATGGGTGTCGTTCGACGACGGTGACCATTGGCAGTCACTGCGACTCGACATGCCGGCGATTTCGGTGCGCGACATCAAGGTGAAGGACGACTCGACCTGCCACTGCGCCGACCTCGTCGCGGGCACCCACGGTCGTGGCTTCTGGATTCTCGACAACCTCACGCCGCTGCGCGAGGCCGCCGCCCTGCGTCAGGCGGCTGCGACCCAGTCGGCGCACCTCGTCAAGCCGATGACGGCGGTGCGGCTTCGCAACTTCATCAACGACCCGACGCCTTGGCCGCCGGAAGTGCCCGCCGGCGAGAGTGGCCCGGTCGGCGCGGTACTCGACTATTTCCTGCCGAAGGCTGCGAGCGGTCCCGTGACGCTGGAGATCCTCGACGCGACCGGTGCCGTGGTGCGGACCTACGCCAGCACCGACCCCGTCCTGAACCCTGATCCGGTGCGCGACCCGGCGGCCTACGTGGCGCTCTGTCAGCGGACACCGAACGCGCAGCACTGCGCCTTCCCACTCTACTGGCCCGCCGCCTCGACGGCGCTCTCGGCCCAGGCGGGGATGCACCGCTGGCTCTGGGACATGCACTACGATCCGATCGTGCCGGGTGGTGGTGGTGGATCGACTGGTGCGGTGCCGGGGCGGATGATGACCGTCGTGGGCGCGCCGTGGGCACCGCCAGGGCGGTACGTCGCACGACTCACCGTCGACGGAGCGCAATTCACCGAGCCGTTCACCCTTCGGCTCGACCCCCGTGTCACTACCCCAGCGCCGGCCCTGACGCAACTCTTCACGATGACGCGCACGCTGCGCAGCAAGGCTGTCGCCGCCCGCGCCGCGTGGACCGAGGCGCGGGCCCTCTCCGCCTCGCTGGCCCAGGCGGGAACGCCGGCCGCTGCCGCGCTCAAGGGGAAGGTCGACTCCCTCGCGCCCGCGCCGGTCGGTGGCGGCGCCGCTGGCGGACGGGGTGGTGGCGGACGCGGCGGTGCGGGTGCCGGTGCCACCCCGCCGGCGACGCTCGACGGCGTGAGCAATGCGCTGCATGCTGCCGCGCTGGCGATGCAGGGCGCCGATGTGGCGCCGACGGCCAACCAGCTCGCCGCTGCAGCCAAGGCGGAGCAGGCATATGTCGCGATCATGGCGCGCTGGACGGCGCTGAAAGCGGCGGCCCCGAAGCGATGA
- a CDS encoding M1 family metallopeptidase — protein sequence MRSLSLSAALLLAVAAPLVAQSGLAVADSSPFRPLNLPAPNEYRGGSGRPGPRYWQQRVDYRIRATLDPVANEISGRETIHYVNHSPDALPYLWLFVEQNICDAASVTNLLNQPPLVFLGSTFDFSCQGFAGGGRLETMTLRGKEVNRSRSGTTMRVELPKPLAPGDSLDLEAVWRFKVPTQGAGRMGHDGALYEIAQWYPRMVVYDDVRGWNHEPYIGAGEFYLEYGNFDVSLTVPATHLVAATGDLLNPLQVLTATQRARLALARRSDTAIAIVTRTEAGNPAATRPTAQGTLTWRFSAKNVRDFAFVSGPDFRWDASGYDGILIETLYRPRAEAWTEANRMSREAIKHFSEKWYRYPWSHATTVEGPIEGMEYPMLTFVPNSPTREELQWVLAHEFGHQWFPMIVGSNERLYPWMDEGFNTFIDLANSANYFRGTAYGDSIEVHPLHLAALHTTPGEEQPLITKPTSVRDLFWTGYQKPALMLSLLRDEVLGRERFEAAFREYIRAWAFKHPTPTDFFRIMRDASGMELDWFWRDWVYTTARLDQAVDSITARPDGGSNVHLSNRGTMTMPAQLALAFGDGTSITIRLPVEMWNLGQRFTYRVPGTKRVTRATIDPRGALPDTDRSNNTRGAP from the coding sequence ATGCGTTCCCTCTCGCTTTCGGCCGCGCTGCTGCTCGCCGTCGCCGCGCCGCTGGTGGCCCAGTCCGGCCTCGCGGTGGCCGACTCCTCCCCCTTCCGGCCGCTGAACCTGCCCGCGCCGAACGAGTATCGCGGCGGGTCGGGGCGGCCGGGGCCGCGCTACTGGCAGCAGCGGGTGGACTACCGCATTCGGGCGACGCTCGACCCGGTCGCGAACGAGATCAGCGGCCGCGAGACAATCCACTACGTCAATCACTCCCCCGATGCGCTGCCCTATCTCTGGCTCTTCGTCGAGCAGAACATCTGCGACGCTGCCAGTGTCACCAACCTCCTCAATCAGCCGCCCCTGGTTTTCCTCGGCTCCACCTTCGACTTCTCCTGCCAGGGCTTTGCCGGAGGCGGGCGACTCGAGACGATGACGCTGCGGGGCAAGGAGGTGAACCGGAGTCGGTCGGGCACCACGATGCGGGTCGAGCTGCCCAAGCCGCTCGCCCCGGGGGATTCGCTCGATCTCGAGGCGGTATGGCGCTTCAAGGTGCCGACCCAAGGTGCCGGCCGCATGGGGCACGATGGCGCGCTCTACGAGATCGCCCAGTGGTATCCGCGGATGGTGGTGTACGATGACGTGCGCGGTTGGAATCACGAACCCTACATCGGCGCCGGGGAGTTTTACCTCGAATACGGCAACTTCGACGTCTCCCTCACGGTGCCGGCGACGCACCTCGTCGCGGCGACCGGCGATCTCCTGAATCCGTTGCAGGTGCTCACCGCCACCCAGCGCGCCAGGCTCGCGCTGGCCAGGCGCTCCGACACGGCGATCGCGATCGTGACCCGGACCGAGGCGGGCAATCCGGCGGCGACGCGGCCGACGGCCCAGGGCACGCTGACCTGGCGCTTCAGCGCGAAGAACGTGCGCGATTTTGCCTTCGTCTCCGGCCCCGACTTCCGCTGGGATGCCAGTGGCTACGACGGCATCCTGATCGAGACGCTCTATCGGCCGCGCGCCGAGGCGTGGACCGAGGCCAACCGGATGTCGCGCGAGGCGATCAAGCATTTCAGCGAGAAGTGGTATCGCTATCCCTGGTCACACGCGACGACCGTCGAGGGGCCGATCGAGGGGATGGAGTACCCGATGCTCACTTTCGTTCCGAACTCGCCGACCCGGGAGGAACTGCAGTGGGTGCTGGCGCACGAGTTCGGTCATCAGTGGTTTCCGATGATCGTCGGCTCCAACGAGCGGCTCTATCCGTGGATGGACGAGGGCTTCAACACCTTCATCGACCTCGCCAACAGCGCCAACTACTTCCGCGGCACCGCGTACGGCGACTCGATCGAGGTCCACCCGCTGCATCTGGCCGCACTCCACACGACGCCGGGGGAGGAGCAGCCGCTGATCACCAAGCCCACGTCGGTGCGCGACCTCTTCTGGACCGGCTACCAGAAGCCGGCGCTGATGCTCTCGCTGCTCCGCGATGAGGTCCTCGGCCGCGAACGCTTCGAGGCCGCCTTCCGCGAGTACATCCGCGCCTGGGCCTTCAAGCATCCGACGCCGACCGACTTCTTCCGGATCATGCGCGACGCGTCGGGGATGGAACTCGACTGGTTCTGGCGCGATTGGGTCTACACCACGGCGCGCCTCGATCAGGCCGTGGACTCGATCACGGCCCGCCCCGATGGTGGCTCGAACGTCCACCTGAGCAACCGCGGCACGATGACGATGCCGGCGCAACTCGCGCTGGCCTTCGGCGACGGGACCTCGATCACCATTCGCCTGCCGGTCGAGATGTGGAACCTCGGTCAGCGCTTCACCTACCGCGTCCCGGGCACGAAGCGGGTGACGCGCGCGACCATCGATCCGCGCGGCGCCCTGCCCGACACGGATCGGAGCAACAACACGCGGGGCGCGCCCTGA